In Kaistella faecalis, a genomic segment contains:
- a CDS encoding metallophosphoesterase, with protein MQKNFLIITGIIFILEFYVYQAFRTITSNNWLRLGYWAVTLLVYGFFIYELLNFKRSDRDHHRIQIVSSIFLIFLVPKLFIVLLLLMEDITRFFNYLFTFFVKPETYFPERRKFVSIIGLAVAGAFSAMIIDGIVFGKYRHRVRRVKLKIAGLPESFKGYKIIQISDIHSGSFFNPEKLQKAINLINEQNADLVLCTSDIVNNFATEFKPFIPLFASIKAKDGKFSVLGNHDYGDYAEWNSREEKAQNVPNLIKFQKEAGFEMLRNEHRFIEKNGEKLYILGVENWGLKPFPQYGDLNKAALGVPAEAAKILMSHDPTHFDEVVKNHPSNVQLTLSGHTHGMQFGIDLKNVRWSPVQYRYKKWADLYESQGKYLYVNRGFGVIAFPGRVGIEPEITLFELS; from the coding sequence ATGCAGAAAAATTTTTTAATCATTACCGGAATCATTTTTATTCTTGAATTTTATGTCTATCAGGCCTTCAGAACCATCACATCCAACAATTGGTTGCGTCTGGGTTATTGGGCAGTAACGCTACTTGTTTATGGCTTTTTTATTTATGAATTGCTGAATTTTAAACGGAGCGACCGTGATCACCACCGGATTCAGATTGTATCTTCAATTTTTCTGATTTTTCTGGTTCCGAAACTTTTCATCGTCCTTCTATTGCTCATGGAAGATATCACGCGATTCTTCAATTATCTGTTTACCTTTTTTGTAAAACCCGAAACCTACTTCCCTGAAAGAAGAAAATTTGTAAGCATTATAGGGCTGGCGGTAGCGGGCGCTTTTTCGGCCATGATCATTGATGGAATTGTTTTCGGAAAATACAGACACCGCGTACGGCGGGTAAAACTGAAAATTGCCGGTTTGCCGGAAAGTTTCAAAGGATATAAAATTATCCAGATTTCAGATATTCATTCCGGCAGCTTCTTCAATCCGGAAAAACTTCAGAAAGCTATCAATTTAATCAATGAGCAGAACGCTGATCTTGTGTTATGCACGAGCGATATTGTAAATAATTTTGCAACCGAATTCAAACCGTTTATCCCACTGTTTGCTAGCATCAAGGCAAAGGACGGAAAATTTTCAGTGCTTGGAAATCATGATTACGGCGATTATGCTGAATGGAATTCCAGAGAAGAAAAAGCACAGAATGTTCCTAATTTAATTAAGTTTCAGAAAGAAGCCGGTTTCGAGATGCTTCGGAATGAACACAGATTCATCGAAAAAAACGGTGAAAAACTGTATATCTTAGGTGTAGAAAACTGGGGTTTGAAGCCTTTTCCACAATACGGCGACTTAAATAAAGCCGCTCTGGGTGTTCCAGCAGAAGCAGCAAAAATATTAATGAGCCACGATCCGACGCATTTTGATGAAGTGGTAAAAAATCACCCTTCGAATGTTCAGCTTACGCTTTCAGGGCATACGCACGGAATGCAGTTTGGCATTGATCTGAAAAACGTGCGTTGGTCGCCTGTTCAGTACAGATATAAAAAATGGGCAGATTTATATGAAAGTCAGGGCAAATATTTATATGTAAACCGCGGGTTCGGGGTAATTGCATTCCCTGGAAGAGTT
- a CDS encoding 3-oxoacyl-ACP synthase III family protein, whose protein sequence is MPNTIIIGSGSYIPTKIIGRDHFMDSVFYTDEGDRINKPNEEIIQKFVEITEIENRRYLEDDEFNSDLGFQAAKEAIYDAKIDQEDLDYIIYASNFGEVDKNGMTNFMPSMSARVKNKLGIKNRSCINYDMIFGCPGWVEAMILADTLIKAKKAKLILVVGSETLSRVTDAFDRNKMIFADGAGAVVVKATEDENVGMIADCTICDNDTELNYLENAPSLKQDEDRRPLYIRMHGRKIYEYALKNVPDAIKQTIDKAGLTIDDIDKILIHQANAKMDYAMISRLFKLYGKKDYDHAIAPMTIQQLGNSSVATIPTMFDLIIKGEMKNQSFKEKGHIVFASVGAGMNINAIVYKFP, encoded by the coding sequence ATGCCCAATACAATCATAATAGGATCAGGAAGTTATATTCCCACTAAAATTATCGGCAGAGATCACTTCATGGATTCGGTTTTTTATACCGATGAAGGCGACAGAATAAATAAGCCCAATGAAGAAATCATTCAGAAGTTTGTAGAAATTACTGAGATAGAAAACCGAAGATATCTGGAGGATGATGAGTTTAATTCCGATTTAGGTTTTCAGGCTGCGAAAGAGGCGATCTACGATGCCAAAATTGATCAGGAAGATTTAGATTATATTATTTACGCCAGTAATTTCGGAGAAGTTGACAAAAATGGAATGACGAATTTCATGCCGTCAATGTCAGCCAGGGTGAAAAATAAACTCGGAATAAAAAACCGCAGCTGTATTAATTACGACATGATTTTCGGATGCCCGGGCTGGGTTGAAGCAATGATTCTTGCCGACACCTTGATTAAAGCTAAAAAAGCAAAACTAATTCTGGTGGTAGGTTCAGAAACCTTAAGCCGTGTAACCGATGCTTTTGACAGGAACAAAATGATCTTTGCTGACGGTGCAGGAGCTGTAGTTGTAAAAGCTACTGAAGATGAGAATGTAGGAATGATTGCCGACTGCACAATTTGCGACAATGATACCGAACTTAATTACTTAGAGAACGCGCCTTCACTTAAACAGGACGAAGACCGCCGCCCACTCTACATTAGAATGCACGGGCGAAAAATCTATGAATATGCGCTGAAAAATGTGCCTGACGCCATTAAACAAACTATTGACAAGGCAGGATTGACTATTGATGATATTGATAAAATCCTGATTCATCAGGCAAATGCTAAAATGGATTATGCGATGATCTCGCGGCTGTTTAAACTTTACGGAAAAAAGGATTATGACCACGCCATTGCGCCAATGACGATTCAGCAGTTAGGCAACTCTTCTGTAGCCACCATTCCTACGATGTTCGATTTAATTATTAAAGGGGAAATGAAAAACCAGTCCTTTAAGGAGAAAGGCCATATTGTTTTTGCATCCGTAGGTGCAGGAATGAATATCAATGCGATCGTATATAAATTTCCTTAA
- the ubiE gene encoding bifunctional demethylmenaquinone methyltransferase/2-methoxy-6-polyprenyl-1,4-benzoquinol methylase UbiE, with protein sequence MNTVKPYNTEAGKKREVEEMFDNIAPKYDLLNHVLSMKIDVLWRNTLVKWLNKDQPNEVLDVATGTGDLAITVHKGTGAKVVGFDLSQQMLNVGIDKIKKLNLDGEISMIKGDAENMPFESNKFDAVTVAFGVRNFENLEKGLAELRRVVKENKSVYILEFSKVEGFMGPLYMFYFKNILPQIGKLVSKDNRAYTYLPDSVNAFPFGEKMKNILLQTGFKTVEYKKLSLGIATIYKATK encoded by the coding sequence TTGAATACAGTTAAGCCATACAATACCGAAGCCGGGAAAAAGCGTGAAGTTGAAGAAATGTTCGACAATATTGCTCCGAAATACGATCTGTTGAACCACGTACTTTCGATGAAAATCGATGTCCTTTGGCGAAATACACTCGTGAAATGGTTAAATAAAGACCAGCCAAATGAGGTTTTGGATGTGGCTACAGGAACGGGAGATCTCGCCATTACAGTTCACAAAGGAACGGGTGCAAAGGTTGTAGGTTTCGATTTGTCGCAGCAAATGCTGAATGTAGGTATTGATAAAATAAAAAAACTTAATTTAGACGGCGAGATCAGCATGATAAAAGGAGATGCCGAAAACATGCCTTTCGAAAGCAATAAATTCGATGCTGTTACCGTTGCTTTTGGAGTTAGAAATTTCGAGAATCTTGAAAAAGGTCTTGCTGAACTGAGAAGGGTAGTAAAGGAGAATAAAAGTGTTTATATCTTAGAATTTTCGAAGGTGGAAGGCTTTATGGGACCTTTATACATGTTTTACTTTAAAAATATTCTGCCGCAGATCGGTAAATTAGTATCTAAAGACAACCGTGCTTATACTTATCTTCCGGACTCTGTAAACGCATTTCCGTTCGGGGAGAAGATGAAAAATATCTTGCTTCAGACAGGATTTAAGACGGTAGAATATAAAAAACTAAGCTTAGGTATCGCAACGATTTATAAGGCAACCAAATAG
- a CDS encoding porin family protein, with protein sequence MRNTVLKINLITAIFVVSSLNAQLFRNKDRMDNLEGFDNQKFSYGFFLAGNNYDYKMVLNPMFGMDGQKNLVQSKSSYSFGAGLIGKLRLNDHFDLRFEPGLQFVERELMFNTQSNDQYAGGTNSNTPFTPRTLTDADKLRTVKSTYVDLPLLIEVHGDRWYNSRPYAAAGVNWMMNLQSNSKAADDNSQGLFRTTASNFAWSAELGIQFYFSRFKLTPGFRGTFMINDEMVADNPDTPPYWTSAISSAKTRALMFVLKFE encoded by the coding sequence ATGAGGAACACCGTATTGAAAATTAATTTAATTACCGCAATTTTTGTAGTATCCTCGCTTAATGCGCAACTCTTCCGAAACAAAGACCGGATGGATAATCTGGAAGGTTTTGATAACCAGAAATTCAGTTACGGATTTTTTCTAGCGGGCAATAATTACGATTATAAGATGGTGCTGAATCCTATGTTTGGCATGGATGGCCAGAAAAATCTTGTGCAGAGTAAATCTTCTTACAGTTTCGGAGCCGGATTAATAGGCAAACTACGGCTGAATGATCATTTCGATTTAAGATTTGAGCCCGGACTTCAGTTTGTAGAACGTGAACTGATGTTCAACACCCAATCAAACGACCAGTATGCGGGCGGAACCAACTCCAATACACCCTTCACACCCAGAACTTTAACGGACGCAGATAAACTCAGAACCGTGAAATCTACCTATGTGGATTTACCTCTTTTAATAGAAGTTCATGGGGACAGATGGTACAATTCACGTCCATATGCAGCAGCAGGAGTTAACTGGATGATGAATCTTCAGTCGAATAGCAAAGCCGCAGATGATAATTCACAGGGACTTTTCCGTACAACCGCGAGTAATTTCGCGTGGTCAGCAGAACTCGGGATTCAGTTTTATTTCAGCAGATTTAAACTGACGCCGGGATTCCGCGGTACATTTATGATCAATGACGAAATGGTTGCAGATAATCCAGATACCCCGCCTTACTGGACTTCCGCAATCAGCAGTGCCAAAACACGGGCGCTGATGTTCGTTCTTAAATTCGAATAA
- a CDS encoding V-type ATPase subunit a family protein, translated as MLKDLENNFSVLEKRILNVSKNYQNLNEKYLELSQEHETLKKKYDEERKKSQVLAEEQKHIKLYSAITGNPDHNRLMKNHINRLIKEVDHCIAELQNSGL; from the coding sequence ATGCTCAAGGATTTAGAAAATAATTTTTCGGTTTTAGAAAAAAGGATTTTGAACGTAAGCAAGAATTACCAGAATCTGAACGAAAAATATTTGGAATTATCACAGGAGCATGAAACACTGAAGAAGAAATATGATGAGGAAAGAAAAAAAAGCCAGGTTTTAGCAGAAGAACAAAAACATATAAAGCTTTACTCAGCAATTACCGGTAACCCAGATCATAACCGACTGATGAAAAATCACATCAACAGGTTGATTAAAGAAGTGGATCACTGTATTGCAGAACTTCAAAACAGCGGATTGTAA
- a CDS encoding cell division protein ZapA: MEVRRITISIAGRNYPLNVPAAEEETLRKVGKQIEVMIKDFEQNFDVRDKQDALAMCALKLGTNAEVSVITNEKNINASNERLMKINQLLEELEK; encoded by the coding sequence ATGGAAGTAAGAAGAATTACCATCAGCATTGCCGGAAGAAATTATCCGCTCAATGTTCCCGCTGCAGAAGAAGAAACCCTTCGGAAAGTAGGGAAACAGATTGAAGTGATGATTAAAGATTTTGAACAGAATTTTGATGTGAGAGATAAGCAGGATGCCCTCGCGATGTGTGCCTTAAAACTCGGTACCAATGCAGAAGTATCCGTTATCACAAACGAAAAAAACATAAATGCTTCCAACGAGCGGTTGATGAAAATTAATCAGCTGCTGGAAGAATTGGAAAAGTAG
- the rny gene encoding ribonuclease Y: MTTTAIIIGIVCLVIGAVIGMLFSRSSLNAKAKFIVQDAKKNAENLIEKATVQAESIRKEKQLQAKEKFMELKSQHDADIQAREKKMQDAEKRIKDKENKLNDELSKTGKLEKDLDRQISDYGKKHEILERKQQELDVATAQKVEMLEKIANYSAEDARNELVEAMKSEAKTRAQAHVQSIMEEANLNAKQEARKIVIQTIQRIGTEQAIENSVSVFNIESDEVKGRIIGREGRNIRALEAATGVEIIVDDTPEAILLSCFDPVRREIARLSLHRLVTDGRIHPARIEEVVEKTKKHIEEEIIEVGKRTVIDLGVHGLHPELVKIVGRMKFRSSYGQNLLQHSREVANIAATMAAELGLNVKLAKRAGLLHDIGKVPEQESELPHALLGMQWAEKYGENAEVVNAIGAHHDEVEMTSLLSPIIQVADAISGARPGARRQVLESYIQRLKDLEAAALSFDGVSSAYAIQAGRELRVMVESGKVSDDKSAQLSYDISEKIQNELTYPGQVRVTVIRETRSVNIAR; this comes from the coding sequence ATGACAACAACCGCCATTATTATCGGTATTGTTTGCCTTGTAATCGGAGCTGTAATCGGAATGTTATTTTCCAGAAGTTCCCTTAATGCAAAGGCAAAATTCATCGTACAGGATGCAAAGAAAAATGCCGAAAACCTTATAGAAAAAGCCACCGTTCAGGCAGAATCCATCAGAAAGGAAAAACAGCTGCAGGCAAAAGAAAAATTCATGGAACTGAAATCTCAGCACGACGCTGATATCCAGGCCCGCGAAAAGAAAATGCAGGATGCTGAAAAGAGAATCAAAGACAAAGAAAACAAACTCAACGACGAACTGAGTAAAACCGGGAAATTAGAGAAAGATCTGGACCGTCAAATTTCCGATTACGGTAAAAAACACGAAATTCTCGAAAGAAAACAGCAGGAACTTGATGTTGCAACCGCCCAGAAAGTTGAAATGCTGGAAAAAATAGCCAATTACTCTGCCGAAGATGCCAGAAACGAATTGGTAGAAGCCATGAAATCTGAAGCGAAGACAAGAGCGCAGGCCCATGTTCAGAGCATTATGGAGGAAGCCAACCTGAACGCAAAACAGGAAGCAAGAAAGATCGTTATCCAGACCATTCAGAGAATCGGGACCGAGCAGGCGATTGAAAATTCAGTATCGGTGTTCAATATTGAATCTGATGAGGTAAAAGGTAGAATTATCGGTAGAGAAGGTAGAAATATCCGTGCTTTAGAAGCTGCAACGGGTGTTGAAATCATCGTTGACGATACCCCGGAAGCAATCCTCCTTTCCTGTTTCGATCCTGTAAGAAGAGAGATCGCAAGACTTTCGCTTCACCGATTGGTTACCGACGGAAGAATTCACCCCGCGAGAATCGAAGAAGTGGTAGAGAAAACCAAGAAACATATTGAGGAAGAAATTATCGAGGTTGGTAAAAGAACCGTTATCGATTTAGGCGTTCATGGTTTACATCCGGAATTGGTGAAGATTGTAGGCCGTATGAAATTCCGTTCGTCTTACGGGCAAAACCTCCTTCAGCACTCCAGAGAGGTTGCGAACATCGCTGCTACCATGGCGGCAGAATTAGGATTAAATGTTAAGTTGGCTAAAAGAGCAGGTTTACTTCACGATATCGGTAAGGTTCCTGAGCAGGAATCTGAACTTCCACATGCACTTTTAGGAATGCAGTGGGCAGAGAAATACGGCGAAAATGCGGAAGTGGTAAACGCAATTGGTGCCCACCACGACGAGGTTGAAATGACTTCATTGCTTTCACCGATCATTCAGGTAGCTGATGCGATTTCCGGAGCGAGACCAGGTGCGAGACGTCAGGTTCTGGAATCCTATATCCAGAGACTGAAAGATCTGGAAGCTGCTGCGTTAAGTTTTGACGGTGTTTCCAGTGCTTATGCGATTCAGGCTGGACGTGAGCTACGCGTGATGGTTGAAAGCGGAAAAGTAAGCGACGATAAATCTGCACAGCTTTCTTATGATATTTCAGAGAAAATTCAGAATGAACTTACATATCCCGGACAGGTAAGAGTAACGGTTATCCGCGAAACCAGATCGGTTAATATTGCAAGATAA
- a CDS encoding acyl-CoA thioesterase — MVTKTVFQFISEPSDVNYGGNVHGGSVMKWIDQAGYACASSWSSSYCVTVYVGGIRFYSPIKIGHIVKVEAEVIYTGTTSMQIAINVFSRNIKRNEFEKKTHCIIVFVAVDDEGNSVRVPEFIPETEHQKQMVKYAIKLMDLRKNIEDEMKPFL, encoded by the coding sequence ATGGTGACTAAAACGGTCTTTCAGTTTATTTCGGAACCCAGCGACGTGAATTATGGAGGAAATGTTCATGGCGGCAGCGTTATGAAATGGATAGATCAGGCGGGCTACGCGTGTGCAAGTTCCTGGAGTTCCAGCTACTGTGTAACCGTTTATGTAGGTGGAATCCGTTTTTATTCGCCAATAAAAATCGGTCACATCGTAAAAGTTGAAGCCGAAGTGATTTATACCGGAACCACAAGTATGCAAATTGCAATTAATGTTTTTTCCAGAAATATTAAACGCAACGAATTCGAAAAAAAGACGCACTGTATTATTGTTTTCGTCGCGGTAGATGATGAGGGAAATTCCGTACGGGTTCCCGAATTTATCCCTGAAACCGAACATCAGAAGCAGATGGTAAAATACGCCATTAAACTCATGGATCTGCGGAAAAATATCGAGGACGAAATGAAGCCCTTTCTCTAA
- a CDS encoding arsenate reductase family protein, giving the protein MKKVFYLKTCDTCLKILKKFNLKDWEHREIKINPVTPEELEEMYKLAGSYEALFSKKSNQIKLREIDAKTLQENDYKELILDHYTFLKRPVFMTDKEIFIGSEKKTVEALRAHFAD; this is encoded by the coding sequence ATGAAAAAAGTATTTTATTTAAAAACCTGCGATACCTGTTTGAAAATTCTTAAGAAATTTAATCTGAAGGATTGGGAGCACCGGGAAATAAAAATAAATCCTGTAACTCCTGAAGAACTGGAGGAAATGTACAAACTTGCGGGTTCATATGAAGCGCTTTTCAGTAAAAAATCTAACCAGATCAAACTCCGTGAGATCGACGCTAAGACGCTGCAGGAAAACGACTATAAAGAACTGATCCTTGATCATTATACTTTTTTGAAGCGCCCGGTATTTATGACAGATAAAGAAATTTTTATCGGCAGCGAAAAGAAAACTGTTGAAGCATTACGCGCACATTTTGCAGATTAA
- a CDS encoding Hsp20/alpha crystallin family protein, which translates to MSNLIRRNSFFDDFITKDLFEFNRPKFAQSELTLPSVNVKELDNGFEIQVAAPGIKKEDFKINLERNVLTISSESKTENEERDEKGAFTRREFNYSSFSRSFTLPEDVESEKIEAAYEDGILKITVPKKEVTMQNVKTIEVK; encoded by the coding sequence ATGTCAAATTTAATCAGAAGAAACAGCTTTTTCGATGACTTTATTACAAAGGATTTGTTTGAGTTCAACAGACCCAAATTTGCACAGTCTGAATTAACCTTGCCGTCCGTGAATGTGAAAGAACTTGATAATGGTTTCGAAATCCAAGTAGCTGCGCCAGGCATTAAGAAAGAAGATTTCAAGATTAATCTGGAGCGCAATGTTTTAACCATTTCCAGTGAAAGCAAAACCGAGAACGAGGAAAGGGATGAGAAGGGAGCATTTACCCGCCGTGAGTTTAATTACAGCTCATTCAGCCGTTCCTTCACGCTGCCGGAAGACGTGGAATCCGAAAAGATAGAAGCGGCCTATGAAGACGGTATTCTGAAGATCACGGTTCCGAAAAAAGAGGTAACCATGCAGAATGTGAAGACGATTGAAGTGAAATAA
- the gcvT gene encoding glycine cleavage system aminomethyltransferase GcvT — MNKKTALFDKHVALGAKMVPFAGFEMPVQYSGVTDEHFAVREKVGIFDVSHMGQFFVEGPTAKDLLQYVTTNNVDTLEDGKAQYTCLPNGSGGIVDDLIVYKMADEKYFVVVNASNIEKDWDHISKYNEKFGAQLTNASDEMSLIAVQGPKAAETLQKLTDSNLAEIPFYHFSEGIVAGISNVIISNTGYTGSGGFEIYFKNEDAVKMWDALTEAGEEFGLMPCGLASRDTLRLEKGFCLYGNDIDDTTSPMEAGLGWITKFDKDFVDKETFAKQKEEGVTRKLVGFEMQERAIPRHDYLVVDAEGNEIGKVTSGTMSPMKNIGIGLAYVAKPNFKVGSDIFIQIRNKSIPAKVVKLPFV, encoded by the coding sequence ATGAATAAAAAGACTGCCCTGTTTGACAAGCATGTTGCTCTGGGCGCAAAAATGGTGCCTTTTGCAGGTTTTGAAATGCCTGTGCAATATTCCGGAGTTACTGATGAGCATTTTGCTGTACGCGAAAAAGTTGGAATTTTTGATGTTTCACACATGGGACAGTTTTTCGTTGAAGGCCCTACCGCAAAAGATTTGCTGCAGTATGTTACGACCAACAACGTTGACACCCTGGAAGACGGAAAAGCACAATACACCTGTCTGCCTAATGGAAGCGGCGGAATTGTAGATGACCTTATCGTTTACAAAATGGCAGACGAAAAATATTTTGTGGTGGTAAACGCTTCCAATATTGAGAAAGACTGGGACCATATCTCCAAATACAACGAAAAATTCGGTGCTCAACTGACGAATGCTTCAGATGAAATGTCGCTGATTGCGGTTCAGGGTCCGAAAGCTGCGGAAACGCTGCAGAAACTTACAGATTCTAATCTTGCAGAAATTCCATTTTATCATTTTAGTGAAGGTATCGTTGCCGGAATTTCCAACGTGATTATCTCCAACACCGGTTATACGGGAAGCGGTGGTTTCGAAATTTATTTTAAAAATGAAGACGCGGTAAAAATGTGGGATGCGTTAACCGAAGCTGGCGAAGAATTCGGTTTAATGCCGTGCGGATTAGCTTCCAGAGATACTTTGAGGTTAGAAAAAGGATTCTGTCTTTACGGAAACGATATTGATGACACCACATCGCCAATGGAAGCCGGTTTGGGCTGGATTACCAAATTTGATAAAGATTTTGTAGACAAAGAAACTTTTGCAAAACAAAAAGAAGAAGGGGTTACCAGAAAACTGGTCGGCTTTGAAATGCAGGAAAGAGCAATCCCAAGACACGATTATCTTGTGGTAGATGCTGAAGGCAACGAAATCGGAAAAGTAACATCGGGAACCATGAGTCCCATGAAAAATATCGGAATTGGATTGGCTTATGTCGCCAAACCAAACTTTAAAGTAGGTTCTGATATTTTTATTCAGATCAGAAATAAAAGTATTCCTGCGAAAGTGGTAAAACTTCCTTTTGTATAA
- the idi gene encoding isopentenyl-diphosphate Delta-isomerase — MEEQVVLVSEKDEILGVMDKMQAHENGILHRAFSVFLFNDKGEMLLQKRAADKYHSPNQWTNAVCSHPRLEETYLEAAERRLKEELGIETPLTYRFNFLYKADVGQNLWEHELDHVFTGNFEGEFKLNEEEVSEVRYISIDELDKEMSANPESFTEWFKIILKEYKQHLE, encoded by the coding sequence ATGGAAGAACAAGTGGTTTTAGTTTCTGAAAAGGACGAAATTCTAGGCGTCATGGATAAAATGCAGGCTCATGAAAATGGGATTCTGCATCGTGCATTTTCAGTTTTTTTATTTAATGACAAAGGTGAAATGCTGTTGCAGAAAAGAGCTGCCGACAAATACCATTCGCCTAACCAGTGGACCAACGCAGTATGCTCGCACCCGCGACTGGAGGAAACCTATTTGGAAGCCGCAGAACGCCGGTTGAAGGAAGAATTGGGAATCGAAACGCCGCTAACTTACCGGTTTAATTTTCTTTATAAGGCAGATGTAGGCCAGAATTTGTGGGAACACGAACTGGATCATGTCTTCACCGGAAATTTCGAAGGAGAATTTAAACTGAATGAAGAGGAAGTTTCGGAAGTTCGGTATATTTCTATTGATGAACTGGATAAGGAAATGTCGGCAAATCCGGAAAGTTTCACGGAATGGTTTAAAATTATTCTTAAAGAATACAAGCAACACCTCGAATAA
- a CDS encoding LNS2 domain-containing protein: protein MELEYKDHLSPMLKGDIKNYLIDIDGTITDDVPNEEPERMVDCEPYPDALETINRWYDQGHIICFFTSRTENLKQITIDWLDKHGFKYHSVLCGKPRGGNYHWIDNHLVRATRYKGKFTDLVEKQVTIEVFKD, encoded by the coding sequence ATGGAATTAGAATATAAAGACCATTTAAGCCCGATGTTGAAGGGCGATATCAAGAACTATCTTATCGATATCGATGGCACCATAACTGATGATGTACCCAATGAAGAGCCGGAACGAATGGTCGATTGCGAACCCTATCCGGATGCGCTGGAAACCATTAACCGCTGGTACGACCAGGGGCATATCATCTGCTTTTTTACATCGCGTACAGAGAACCTGAAGCAGATTACCATCGACTGGTTAGATAAACACGGGTTTAAATATCACAGCGTTTTGTGCGGAAAACCGCGCGGCGGAAATTATCACTGGATCGATAACCATTTGGTCAGAGCAACAAGATACAAAGGAAAATTCACCGATTTGGTTGAAAAACAGGTCACCATTGAAGTATTTAAAGATTAA
- a CDS encoding D-2-hydroxyacid dehydrogenase, whose amino-acid sequence MKILANDGLDQSGIDALTEKGFEVITTKIPQELLVDYINENNIRTVLVRSATQIRKDLIDACPSIEIIGRGGVGMDNIDVDYARSKNIHVINTPSASSESVAELVFAHLFSGARFLPDSNRKMPVIGDSEFAKLKKSYEKGIELRGKTIGIIGMGRIGQEVARIALGLGMRVIAADSNVGRASIKVKFYNNQFINVDIETEPLEGVLKHADFITLHVPAQKDGYMIGEEEFALMKEGVAIVNCSRGGVIDEEALVAALNSGKVAFAGLDVFMNEPTPSKEILNHPKISLTPHTGASTVEAQDRIGLSLAEQICSILQVY is encoded by the coding sequence ATGAAGATTTTAGCAAACGACGGATTAGACCAATCAGGGATCGATGCCCTAACCGAAAAGGGTTTCGAGGTAATTACCACTAAGATTCCCCAGGAATTGTTAGTGGATTACATCAACGAAAATAATATCAGAACAGTTTTAGTAAGAAGCGCGACACAGATTCGCAAAGATTTAATCGATGCATGTCCGTCGATCGAAATTATCGGTCGTGGTGGTGTAGGAATGGATAATATTGATGTGGATTATGCACGATCGAAAAATATTCACGTAATCAACACGCCGTCAGCATCATCTGAATCTGTGGCGGAATTGGTATTTGCTCATTTGTTTTCCGGTGCTAGGTTTTTGCCGGATTCTAACCGCAAAATGCCCGTAATAGGCGATTCCGAATTCGCGAAACTCAAAAAATCTTACGAAAAAGGAATTGAACTCCGCGGTAAAACCATAGGCATCATCGGAATGGGAAGAATCGGCCAGGAAGTGGCAAGAATAGCCCTCGGTTTAGGGATGCGTGTAATCGCGGCAGACAGTAATGTAGGCAGAGCAAGTATTAAAGTTAAGTTTTACAATAATCAGTTCATTAATGTTGATATTGAAACCGAGCCGCTTGAAGGAGTTTTAAAACATGCTGATTTTATCACCCTTCACGTTCCCGCGCAAAAAGATGGCTACATGATTGGTGAAGAGGAATTTGCGCTCATGAAAGAAGGCGTAGCTATCGTCAACTGTTCCCGAGGTGGAGTTATTGACGAAGAAGCTCTGGTTGCAGCATTGAATTCCGGTAAAGTTGCGTTCGCAGGGCTGGATGTTTTTATGAACGAACCCACTCCGTCAAAAGAGATTCTAAATCATCCGAAAATCTCCCTTACTCCGCATACGGGAGCTTCGACTGTAGAGGCGCAGGACAGAATTGGACTGTCGCTGGCTGAACAGATTTGCAGCATTTTGCAGGTATATTAG